The sequence AAGCAGAAAGGAAATTTAAGTTGATTGGTGAAGCATATGAAGTGTTATCAGATGAagagaaaagaaaaaattacGATTTATTTGGACAATCAGGATTAGGAGGAACTACAACTAACGATGaaacatattatacatattcaAATATAGATCCTAATGAATTGTTCAGTAGGTTTTTTTCTCATGATGCAAGTTCTTTCTTTTCGCAAGGTTTTGATGACTTTCCGTCTTTTCAAGGTTTCGCAAGTATGAATTCAAGAAGACCTAGATCAAGCAGATCAAGTTAGAAAGGGGAAAAAATTAAGCcttcatattatatatgcgttatatatgtttttatatatgtatatataagtGAATGAATAAACAAAcatgcatatatatatatatatattttttttttcgtaGATATTTTTTCTCGATCATTTGGTAGAGCCGCTTCATTTGAAGTTCCCTTGCAAGTTACACTGGAAGAATTATATACCGGTtgtagaaaaaaattaaaggTAACAAGAAAAAGGTTTGTGGGTCTTAATAGTTATGAAgataatacatttataacTGT is a genomic window of Plasmodium reichenowi strain SY57 chromosome Unknown, whole genome shotgun sequence containing:
- a CDS encoding heat shock protein 40, type II, producing AERKFKLIGEAYEVLSDEEKRKNYDLFGQSGLGGTTTNDETYYTYSNIDPNELFSRFFSHDASSFFSQGFDDFPSFQGFASMNSRRPRSSRSNIFSRSFGRAASFEVPLQVTLEELYTGCRKKLKVTRKRFVGLNSYEDNTFITVDVKPGWGEGTKINFHGEGEQSSPNEQPGDLVFIIKTKPHDRFIREGNNLIYKCYLPLDKALTGFQFSIKSLDNRDINVRVDDIINPNSKKIITNEGMPYSKSPSIKGDLFIEFDIVFPKKLSPEQKRTLKETLANTY